In the Solanum pennellii chromosome 5, SPENNV200 genome, one interval contains:
- the LOC107020829 gene encoding protein BTR1-like isoform X1: protein MAMEGAAQSEYNSSTEGVQEHSSSPRKSQSPPPSTDHDENKISIKFLLSNAEAGSIIGKGGSTISDFQARSGARIQLSRNNEFFPGTMDRIVMVSGPIDDVLKAVDLVLNKLLDESYVEDGGDVGPRSKVRLVVPNSSCGGIIGKGGSVIKSFIEDSRAGIKILPQDENFPGLHDRIVIVIGTLGEQMRAIELILYKLAEDAHYVQNMNAPFPYAAAYLGMNYGPPNGVIGGRYPNNRYQNKIEPNSEDRNNSVTIGVADEHIGLVLGRNGRSVMEISQVSGARIKISDRGDFMSGTSDRKVTITGSQRAISIAESMISKKVATVTES from the exons ATGGCTATGGAAGGAGCAGCTCAATCTGAGTACAATTCATCTACTGAAGGTGTACAGGAACACTCTTCTTCGCCTCGCAAATCTCAATCTCCTCCTCCTTCCACAG ACCACGATGAAAACAAAATATCTATCAAGTTCCTTTTATCGAATGCTGAGGCTGGTTCAATTATTGGAAAGGGTGGCTCGACAATCAGTGACTTTCAGGCTCGTTCTGGGGCAAGAATTCAGTTGTCACGCAACAACGAATTTTTCCCTGGTACCATGGATAGGATTGTAATGGTATCTGGGCCGATTGATGATGTACTCAAGGCAGTTGATCTTGTTCTTAATAAGCTACTGGATGAG AGTTATGTTGAAGATGGTGGTGATGTTGGCCCGCGATCAAAAGTTAGACTAGTTGTGCCCAACAGCTCTTGTGGTGGAATTATCGGGAAGGGAGGATCTGTGATAAA GTCATTTATTGAAGACTCTCGGGCTGGCATAAAAATATTACCTCAGGATGAGAACTTTCCAGGACTGCATGATAGGATAGTAATAGTGATTGGAACTCTAGGGGAGCAGATGCGGGCTATTGAATTGATTCTATATAAGTTGGCTGAAGATGCTCATTATGTACAGAACATGAATGCTCCATTTCCTTATGCAg CAGCATATCTTGGAATGAACTATGGACCACCCAATGGAGTAATTGGAGGGAGATATCCAAATAACAGATATCAGAACAAGATCGAGCCTAATTCT GAAGATAGGAACAATTCTGTCACTATTGGTGTTGCTGATGAGCATATCGGTTTGGTGCTTGGCCGGAATGGAAGGAGTGTAATGGAGATAAGTCAG GTAAGTGGAGCTAGAATAAAGATATCAGATAGGGGTGATTTCATGTCTGGCACTTCTGACAG GAAGGTTACCATTACCGGATCTCAAAGAGCTATCAGCATAGCCGAGTCCATGATATCTAAGAAAGTAGCAACAGTTACTGAGAG TTGA
- the LOC107020829 gene encoding protein BTR1-like isoform X2 yields the protein MAMEGAAQSEYNSSTEGVQEHSSSPRKSQSPPPSTDHDENKISIKFLLSNAEAGSIIGKGGSTISDFQARSGARIQLSRNNEFFPGTMDRIVMVSGPIDDVLKAVDLVLNKLLDESYVEDGGDVGPRSKVRLVVPNSSCGGIIGKGGSVIKSFIEDSRAGIKILPQDENFPGLHDRIVIVIGTLGEQMRAIELILYKLAEDAHYVQNMNAPFPYAAYLGMNYGPPNGVIGGRYPNNRYQNKIEPNSEDRNNSVTIGVADEHIGLVLGRNGRSVMEISQVSGARIKISDRGDFMSGTSDRKVTITGSQRAISIAESMISKKVATVTES from the exons ATGGCTATGGAAGGAGCAGCTCAATCTGAGTACAATTCATCTACTGAAGGTGTACAGGAACACTCTTCTTCGCCTCGCAAATCTCAATCTCCTCCTCCTTCCACAG ACCACGATGAAAACAAAATATCTATCAAGTTCCTTTTATCGAATGCTGAGGCTGGTTCAATTATTGGAAAGGGTGGCTCGACAATCAGTGACTTTCAGGCTCGTTCTGGGGCAAGAATTCAGTTGTCACGCAACAACGAATTTTTCCCTGGTACCATGGATAGGATTGTAATGGTATCTGGGCCGATTGATGATGTACTCAAGGCAGTTGATCTTGTTCTTAATAAGCTACTGGATGAG AGTTATGTTGAAGATGGTGGTGATGTTGGCCCGCGATCAAAAGTTAGACTAGTTGTGCCCAACAGCTCTTGTGGTGGAATTATCGGGAAGGGAGGATCTGTGATAAA GTCATTTATTGAAGACTCTCGGGCTGGCATAAAAATATTACCTCAGGATGAGAACTTTCCAGGACTGCATGATAGGATAGTAATAGTGATTGGAACTCTAGGGGAGCAGATGCGGGCTATTGAATTGATTCTATATAAGTTGGCTGAAGATGCTCATTATGTACAGAACATGAATGCTCCATTTCCTTATGCAg CATATCTTGGAATGAACTATGGACCACCCAATGGAGTAATTGGAGGGAGATATCCAAATAACAGATATCAGAACAAGATCGAGCCTAATTCT GAAGATAGGAACAATTCTGTCACTATTGGTGTTGCTGATGAGCATATCGGTTTGGTGCTTGGCCGGAATGGAAGGAGTGTAATGGAGATAAGTCAG GTAAGTGGAGCTAGAATAAAGATATCAGATAGGGGTGATTTCATGTCTGGCACTTCTGACAG GAAGGTTACCATTACCGGATCTCAAAGAGCTATCAGCATAGCCGAGTCCATGATATCTAAGAAAGTAGCAACAGTTACTGAGAG TTGA
- the LOC107019784 gene encoding glycine-rich cell wall structural protein 2-like: MVHSKLIGVAILLVLLFVDLAFGARFYGRGGGGGGGGGGGGGGSALGVGSGYGSGEGYGYGEGNDVFGSSGGGGGGGGGGGGGGNSGRDSDSGYGSGSGSGSGSGYGLGGGIGRGGGGGGGGGGGGGSGNGSGYGSGSGSGYGSGGGSGGGGGGGGGGGGGGGGGGGGSGYGSGSGYGSGYGGGNGGYRGDEP, translated from the coding sequence ATGGTGCATTCCAAACTTATTGGAGTTGCAATATTATTGGTATTGCTCTTTGTGGATCTTGCTTTTGGTGCAAGATTTTATGGTAGAGGAGGAGGCGGCGGAGGtggaggtggtggtggtggtggaggcTCAGCATTGGGAGTGGGGTCAGGGTATGGCTCAGGGGAAGGCTATGGGTATGGTGAGGGTAATGATGTGTTTGGGAGTAGTGGAGGCGGTGGTGGTGGGGGTGGTGGAGGTGGCGGTGGGGGGAACTCAGGAAGAGATAGTGACTCTGGATATGGCTCAGGATCAGGATCAGGATCAGGGTCAGGATATGGATTAGGTGGAGGAATAGGTAGGGGTGGTGGTGGAGGTGgcggtggtggtggtggaggtggCTCAGGAAATGGTTCGGGTTATGGAAGTGGAAGTGGTTCTGGTTATGGAAGTGGTGGTGGaagtggtggtggtggtggtggcggcggtggaggaggaggaggtggtggagGTGGCGGAGGTGGTTCGGGATATGGTAGCGGCTCCGGCTATGGATCAGGATATGGAGGAGGAAATGGAGGCTATAGAGGGGATGAACCTTGA
- the LOC107020753 gene encoding NAC domain-containing protein 78-like — MESKGSAKLMAPGFRFHPTDEELVRYYLRRKIVGKPLRFDAISEIDIYKVEPWDLPGMSRLKTRDLEWYFFSVLDRKHGNGAKTNRATERGYWKTTGKDRAVHHKSKVVGMKKTLVFHSGRAPKGERTNWVMHEYKLIDEELQKAGIVQDALVLCRVFQKSGAGPKNGEKYGAPFVEEEWEDDELEIVPKEEAAEEVEFGDDIYLDGHDLEEILGADSPVNGAPLPLNCYSEGNASNSGETSNSFEEAQNWLQQPDEQESFDPAIQQINADTNPVKHEFMSEPSNSMNTEDVDYLLDEPVITANDNLQFSDGAFLEASDLSRPIEVDTSGFDMLEDYLAFFDADDNFQSMGFNPPMMTGGDDHVSDLASVEEKNIAEVNDQPIAPSEEPDDQKKNVASSSKLEPSKFGSDYKYPFMKQTSCMLGGIPAPPAFASEFPSKNAALRMNSSSEASSSIHVTGFIRITNMTVSSNGMDGLVGKHGNYNVILSLGFSQHGDSSAHLESAASFLPGKTISTVSWCWFYYLFLWVLILSTTFKIGTLIRAA; from the exons ATGGAATCGAAAGGGTCGGCGAAATTGATGGCGCCGGGGTTCAGATTTCATCCGACGGATGAGGAGTTGGTCAGGTACTATCTCCGGCGGAAGATTGTTGGTAAACCTTTGAGATTTGATGCTATTTCTGAGATCGATATTTATAAAGTTGAACCATGGGATCTTCCGG GTATGTCGAGGTTGAAAACAAGAGATTTGGAATGGTACTTCTTCAGTGTGCTTGATAGGAAGCATGGTAATGGAGCAAAAACCAATCGGGCGACAGAACGAGGCTACTGGAAGACAACTGGAAAGGACAGAGCTGTCCATCATAAGTCTAAGGTTGTCGGTATGAAGAAGACTCTAGTTTTTCATAGTGGTCGGGCCCCAAAAGGTGAGAGGACTAATTGGGTCATGCATGAGTACAAACTAATTGATGAGGAGTTGCAAAAAGCTGGAATTGTTCAG GATGCACTTGTGTTATGTAGAGTCTTCCAGAAGAGTGGCGCAGGGCCAAAGAATGGGGAAAAGTATGGGGCACCTTTTGTTGAGGAGGAATGGGAGGATGATGAGTTAGAAATTGTTCCCAAGGAGGAGGCTGCTGAAGAAGTTGAATTTGGAGATGATATCTATCTAGATGGACATGACCTTGAGGAG ATTCTTGGGGCTGACTCACCTGTGAATGGTGCTCCACTTCCGTTGAACTGCTATAGTGAGGGAAATGCTAGCAACAGTGGGGAAACAAGTAACTCCTTTGAAGAAGCACAAAACTGGCTTCAGCAACCGGATGAGCAGGAATCATTTGATCCTGCAATTCAACAGATCAATGCAGATACAAATCCTGTCAAGCATGAATTCATGAGTGAACCAAGCAATAGTATGAACACTGAAGATGTGGATTACTTGCTTGATGAACCAGTTATAACTGCAAATGATAACCTTCAATTCAGTGATGGAGCATTCCTTGAAGCTAGTGATCTTTCAAGACCCATTGAGGTTGATACGTCAGGTTTTGACATGCTTGAGGATTACCTTGCATTCTTTGATGCAGACGATAACTTCCAAAGTATGGGTTTCAATCCACCAATGATGACCGGAGGTGATGATCATGTGTCTGACTTAGCATCTGTGGAGGAGAAG AATATTGCCGAGGTAAATGACCAACCTATTGCACCAAGTGAAGAGCCTGATGATCAAAAGAAGAATGTTGCATCATCCTCGAAACTGGAACCATCTAAATTTGGATCAG ATTATAAGTATCCATTTATGAAGCAGACAAGCTGTATGTTGGGCGGTATTCCTGCTCCTCCTGCATTTGCTTCAGAGTTCCCTTCAAAAAATGCAGCTCTCCGTATGAATTCTTCCTCAGAAGCATCCAGTTCAATCCACGTCACTGGATTTATTCGAATAACAAACATGACTGTGAGCAGCAATGGGATGGACGGGTTGGTGGGCAAGCATGGGAATTACAACGTCATCCTATCTTTAGGCTTTTCACAGCATGGTGATAGCTCCGCTCACTTGGAATCAGCAGCTAGTTTTCTCCCTGGGAAGACAATTTCAACAGTGTCCTGGTGCTGGTTCTATTATCTGTTCCTTTGGGTCCTCATTCTTTCCACAACCTTCAAAATCGGGACCTTAATTCGTGCTGCGTAA